The sequence AAATATCTTTTTTACTGACTTTCTTATTGAACAATAATATTCTTAACTAGAGCTAAAAAGCATAAAAATAGAGATGTGAATATATCCACACCTCTATATAATAGCTATATCAGCATCTTGGTAATCTATTAAACAATTATTTATTTAGAAAAATAGTTTTAGTTTTACCGATTTTTTCTATTCTTTCTTCAGCCATTCTATCAGCTGCTTTAGCAGTTGATATATTGTCTCTCTTAGAAATCTCAATTACTTTCTTAACAACATTGTAGATATTAGAAGCTCTACTCATTGCTCTTTCTCTATTATATCCCATTAACTCTTCGTAAACATTGATTACTCCACCAGCATTGATTACATAATCAGGAATGTAAAGAATTCCTTTTTCCTTTAACATATCTCCATGTTTTTCTTCTGCTAATTGGTTATTTGCCGCACCAGCAACTATTTTACATTTTAGTTCATTAATTGTAAAGTCATTTATTACAGCACCCATTGCACATGGAGCATAGATGTCACATTCAATTTTATGTATTTCATCTGGAGCCACTGCTGTAGCACCGAAATCATTTACTACTCTATCAATATTAGCCTTCTTTATATCTGTAACATATAGCTTTGCTCCAGCCTCATGTAGATGCTTACATACGTTATATCCTACTGCACCTAATCCTTGAACTGCAACTACCTTTCCTGTTAGATCATCACTTCCAAAAACTTCGTTAGCCGCTGCTAATATTCCTCTAAATGTTCCAAAAGCTGTTACTGGAGATGGGTTTCCGCTTTTACCTTCTAGACCAACAACATGATCTGTTTCATCATTAATGTATGCTACATCTTGTGTGCCAATGTTCATATCTTCAGCAG comes from Proteiniborus sp. DW1 and encodes:
- a CDS encoding Glu/Leu/Phe/Val dehydrogenase encodes the protein MKIFEYLEKYDYEQLIFCQDRATGLKAIIGIHDTTLGPALGGTRFWNYETEEEAIIDVLRLSRGMTYKSAAAGLNLGGGKAVIIGDPEKIKSEELLRTFGRFVEGLGGRYITAEDMNIGTQDVAYINDETDHVVGLEGKSGNPSPVTAFGTFRGILAAANEVFGSDDLTGKVVAVQGLGAVGYNVCKHLHEAGAKLYVTDIKKANIDRVVNDFGATAVAPDEIHKIECDIYAPCAMGAVINDFTINELKCKIVAGAANNQLAEEKHGDMLKEKGILYIPDYVINAGGVINVYEELMGYNRERAMSRASNIYNVVKKVIEISKRDNISTAKAADRMAEERIEKIGKTKTIFLNK